In the genome of Vicia villosa cultivar HV-30 ecotype Madison, WI linkage group LG7, Vvil1.0, whole genome shotgun sequence, one region contains:
- the LOC131616077 gene encoding hydroquinone glucosyltransferase-like: MNQKVCIAMIPCPGISHLIPLIEFAKQLVLHHKNFHVTFLIPTLGSPTPSTKSILNSLPPNIDYTFLPQINIQDLPPNIHIATQMKLTVKHSLPHLDQAVSTMLTSPKPKNNLVALVFDVFSSDVIHIAKKFNLMTYFFAASSVIAIQVCLTLPKLDESVSSEFLDTTQTLDIPNSNVSFKVKDLPDPVLFGKSSETYKAFLLLCRRLSLADGVIVNSFTDLEPDIVKSTQDSVSVYPIGPIIQRESKSKENGLKCIRWLNNKPSKSVLFISFGSGGTLTVEQINEIAFGLELSGCNFLWIVRVPNKLSCSAYFKGQNGNSNSNSNSNSKSDFDDDPLNYLPLGFLERTKDQGLVVPSWAPQVEILSHGSTGGFLSHCGWSSCLEGLVYGVPMIAWPLYAEQRMNAATLSDVFKVAVRPRIDEQDGVIKGEEVARVIKIIMDGEGLKLRRRIEEVRDGAEAALREDGSSRMALSRLVSKWEEKASQKIEVVSTNGI; this comes from the coding sequence ATGAACCAAAAAGTATGCATAGCCATGATTCCTTGTCCAGGAATAAGCCACTTAATCCCTCTTATAGAATTTGCAAAACAACTTGTTCTTCATCACAAAAACTTCCATGTAACCTTCCTCATTCCAACCCTTGGTTCTCCCACACCTTCAACCAAATCCATCCTAAACTCTCTTCCACCAAACATTGACTACACATTCCTCCCTCAAATCAACATCCAAGATCTCCCTCCCAACATCCACATAGCAACACAAATGAAACTAACTGTTAAACACTCTCTACCTCATTTGGACCAAGCAGTTAGTACAATGTTAACTTCTCCAAAACCAAAAAACAACCTTGTTGCTTTGGTCTTTGATGTTTTCTCAAGTGATGTTATTCATATAGCCAaaaagttcaatctcatgacttatTTCTTTGCAGCTTCTTCAGTTATAGCAATCCAAGTTTGTCTTACTCTTCCAAAGCTGGATGAATCTGTGTCCTCTGAGTTCTTGGACACAACACAAACATTAGACATTCCAAACTCTAATGTTTCTTTTAAGGTAAAAGATCTTCCTGACCCGGTTCTTTTCGGAAAATCTAGTGAAACATACAAAGCCTTTCTACTTTTATGTAGAAGACTCTCTTTAGCTGATGGTGTCATTGTCAATAGCTTCACAGATTTGGAACCTGATATAGTAAAATCCACTCAAGATTCTGTGTCTGTTTACCCTATTGGACCCATCATTCAAAGAGAGTCAAAGAGTAAAGAAAATGGGTTAAAGTGTATAAGATGGTTGAACAATAAGCCTTCAAAATCAGTTTTGTTCATCTCATTTGGGAGTGGTGGAACACTCACTGTTGAACAAATCAATGAGATAGCCTTTGGATTAGAATTAAGTGGTTGTAATTTTCTTTGGATTGTTAGGGTTCCAAATAAGCTTTCATGTTCAGCTTATTTCAAGGGACAAAATGgtaattctaattctaattctaattcaaactcaaaatctgattttgatgatgacccATTAAATTATTTGCCATTGGGTTTCTTGGAAAGGACTAAAGATCAAGGCTTGGTGGTCCCATCATGGGCCCCACAAGTTGAGATTCTGAGTCATGGTTCAACTGGTGGGTTTTTGAGTCATTGTGGATGGAGTTCATGTTTGGAGGGATTGGTTTATGGTGTGCCTATGATTGCATGGCCACTATATGCTGAGCAGAGAATGAATGCAGCAACATTGAGTGATGTTTTCAAGGTGGCTGTTAGGCCAAGGATTGATGAACAAGATGGGGTGATAAAAGGGGAGGAAGTAGCAAGAGTTATAAAGATTATAATGGATGGTGAAGGGTTGAAATTGAGGAGGAGAATTGAAGAGGTGAGAGATGGGGCTGAGGCTGCTTTGAGGGAAGATGGTTCTTCTAGGATGGCACTTTCAAGGTTAGTGAGCAAATGGGAGGAAAAAGCAAGTCAGAAAATTGAAGTTGTTTCCACTAATGGAATATAG